A segment of the Amycolatopsis thermophila genome:
GGGCAAGGGCTGGCCGGAGCCCTGCTCGACAACCTGTACACGCGTCTGGTGGCCGACGGCGTGCGCTACCTGGAGACCACCATCACGCCCGACAACAAAGCGTCGATCCGCCTGTTCACCTCCTTTGCCGAGCGGTGGGGAGCACAGCTGGAGAGCACCGAGCTGTTCAGCTCCGCGGACTTTCCGGACGACGACGCGCAGCACGAGCGGGAAGACCTTTACCGAATCGGCCCGCTCCATCCGCGATAACGCCGGAATGGGGCGAGGACGCCCGTGCGATTGGCTGTCGACAAGCACCAATGGAGGGGAAAACCCACAGTGAGCATCTTCGAAA
Coding sequences within it:
- the ectA gene encoding diaminobutyrate acetyltransferase — protein: MSGKHLIENPTKADGAALWRIARDSQKLDLNSPYAYLLWCRDFADTSVVARVDGNAVGFVIAYRRPAAPDTALVWQVAVDASQRGQGLAGALLDNLYTRLVADGVRYLETTITPDNKASIRLFTSFAERWGAQLESTELFSSADFPDDDAQHEREDLYRIGPLHPR